The Xenorhabdus doucetiae genome has a window encoding:
- the oxyR gene encoding DNA-binding transcriptional regulator OxyR, with product MNIRDLEYLVALAEYRHFRRAADACHVSQPTLSGQIRKLEDELGVMLLERTSRKVLFTQQGMLLVEQAKTVLREVKVLQEMASLQGESMSGPLHIGLIPTIGPYLLPLIIPELHKLFPKLEMYLHEAQTQSLLAQLDSGKLDCAILALVKETEAFIEVPLFEEPMKLAVYEEHKWAGRDSIKMSELSGEKLLMLEDGHCLRDQAMGFCFQAGAKEDTHFRATSLETLRNMVAAGSGITLLPDLSVPNERKRDGVCYLACDEPEPKRSVILVYRPGSPLRGRYEQLAEAIRTKMGNYFEILGKRSK from the coding sequence ATGAATATCCGCGATCTGGAATACCTTGTGGCACTTGCTGAATATCGGCACTTTCGCCGAGCCGCTGATGCTTGTCATGTCAGCCAACCGACACTGAGCGGGCAGATCCGCAAACTGGAAGATGAACTTGGTGTGATGCTGCTGGAACGCACGAGCCGCAAGGTATTATTTACCCAACAGGGTATGCTGCTGGTGGAACAGGCCAAAACCGTATTACGAGAAGTGAAGGTGTTGCAGGAAATGGCCTCCCTGCAAGGTGAAAGTATGTCCGGGCCGTTGCATATCGGCCTTATTCCAACCATCGGCCCCTATCTCCTGCCTCTTATCATTCCTGAACTGCATAAATTGTTTCCCAAACTGGAAATGTACCTGCATGAGGCACAAACCCAAAGTTTGTTGGCTCAACTTGATAGCGGGAAACTTGACTGTGCCATCTTGGCGTTGGTGAAAGAAACCGAAGCCTTTATCGAAGTGCCATTGTTTGAGGAGCCGATGAAGCTGGCGGTGTATGAAGAACATAAATGGGCAGGGCGGGACAGCATTAAGATGAGTGAGCTATCCGGCGAAAAGTTATTAATGCTGGAAGACGGGCACTGTTTGCGTGATCAAGCGATGGGATTCTGTTTTCAGGCGGGTGCCAAAGAAGATACGCATTTTAGGGCGACGAGTCTGGAAACACTGCGCAATATGGTCGCAGCGGGCAGCGGGATAACATTATTGCCTGATTTATCAGTGCCGAATGAGAGAAAGCGGGATGGGGTTTGCTATCTGGCGTGTGACGAACCGGAACCCAAGCGATCGGTCATATTGGTTTATCGTCCCGGCTCACCTCTGCGTGGTCGCTATGAGCAATTGGCAGAGGCGATTCGGACTAAAATGGGCAACTATTTCGAAATACTCGGAAAAAGATCAAAATAA
- a CDS encoding IS630 family transposase — MKIHLTPEQKRALELMHDTTRDSRVCDRIKAVLLASEGWTAQMIAQALRIHETTVSRHLKDFIAQEKLTPENGGSESHLSAKQTADLVDYLTANLLHTTAQIVDYVRARWQVSFSVGGMTKWLHRQGFSYKKPKGVPHKFDADKQQQFIDDYQSLKDRAGQNEPILFIDAVHPSQSTKLSYGWMKAGKNQVKVVETTGSRTRLNLLGALNLQRIEDTVIREYPSINAENIAYFFGAIRETYPLSQKIHIILDGAGYHRAELVKEVAYVLNIELHYLPPYSPNLNPIERLWKYMNEQVRNNVYFPDAKTFRETLRHFFHVTLPEKAKELTTRLTDNFQILKPASSS, encoded by the coding sequence CTGACACCAGAACAAAAACGTGCCCTCGAATTGATGCATGATACCACTCGTGATAGTCGAGTCTGTGATCGCATCAAGGCCGTGCTTTTGGCGTCAGAGGGCTGGACAGCTCAGATGATTGCTCAGGCCTTACGTATTCATGAAACTACGGTAAGCCGTCACCTAAAAGATTTCATCGCGCAGGAAAAACTCACCCCCGAAAATGGCGGTTCTGAAAGCCATCTCTCTGCCAAACAAACCGCCGATCTGGTTGATTATTTGACGGCAAATTTGCTGCATACGACCGCTCAAATTGTGGATTATGTACGAGCTCGTTGGCAGGTGTCTTTCAGCGTGGGAGGCATGACGAAATGGCTTCACCGACAAGGTTTCAGCTACAAAAAGCCAAAGGGCGTTCCTCATAAATTCGATGCGGATAAGCAGCAACAATTTATTGATGACTACCAGTCTCTGAAAGACCGGGCAGGTCAGAATGAACCTATCCTATTTATTGATGCGGTGCATCCTTCGCAGTCCACAAAGCTCAGCTATGGTTGGATGAAAGCGGGGAAAAATCAGGTAAAAGTGGTCGAAACCACCGGCAGTCGTACCCGTCTCAATCTTCTGGGCGCCCTCAATTTACAACGAATTGAAGACACCGTGATCCGTGAATACCCGAGTATCAATGCCGAAAATATCGCGTATTTTTTCGGCGCTATTAGAGAAACTTACCCACTTTCGCAAAAAATTCATATTATTCTGGATGGGGCGGGTTACCACCGGGCAGAATTGGTGAAAGAGGTGGCATATGTCCTTAATATTGAACTGCATTACCTACCGCCTTACAGCCCAAACCTCAATCCAATAGAGCGATTGTGGAAGTATATGAATGAGCAAGTACGTAACAATGTTTATTTTCCGGATGCGAAGACATTCCGTGAAACCCTTCGTCACTTTTTTCATGTCACTTTGCCAGAAAAAGCGAAAGAACTCACGACTAGACTGACTGACAACTTTCAGATTTTAAAACCTGCATCTTCAAGTTAG